One part of the Solanum dulcamara chromosome 8, daSolDulc1.2, whole genome shotgun sequence genome encodes these proteins:
- the LOC129900624 gene encoding uncharacterized protein LOC129900624, whose translation MYIELEKKMWYPSSHMENEGVDSFVTPSAEQFQRGRQSKGNQELNDELKIKANELEKLFAEHKLRTSPAPGNHQSNYFTNRTSRHGHMQSWPSATSSYKKLPEIDNAFLDDHTFTEPVEKNSCDHELIGFAGFPGKFYDMYMEKRDAKLRDEWNSKGAEKEAKLRAMEDSLERNTAEMKTMERLRSFNSSSIFSRDQQQSVLFQQSDDREDMLEFMNQKKNDVLRSSSETSLEEVSKHTTTPRKKQHLPIKTSSKPRNIVASVPRSPMKVSSSPSNRRKSQSESPLARSVPNFSYMRKENAEPYSPAGKTIPRAPYSRSKLLHSQSLRKSSALNSEGVVLAPLKFDKDKMEQSPKGVISAPLKSVKDNMRQSHSDKFSNISDTKTSLKKGKDDDFSSSGGLTETRDSNIASRFTHNDDEDVDDMELDSEDSESRVEDDFENMISAVEEHFDKGTPRSSHEMEKKNSGPENRHLLRSLSQVCYASEAGYSPSSVPSNFLNSPVSQTHEMSDVDALDSPVGSPTSWNPHFLTPTHINGATRMRTKWGTTAQNPINIVKSSQSLSRKDKARGFKRLLKFGRKNPDADSLVKDWIAATTSKGNDCTRNAHDSRHRSDDSLYEDVLFNKRVQSLYMSIPAHPVNFKPRENHLSGSSIKAPRSFFSLSSFRSKGKESKPR comes from the exons ATGTATATCGAACTAGAGAAGAAAATGTGGTATCCATCGTCTCATATGGAAAATGAGGGAGTTGATTCATTTGTCACACCTTCTGCGGAGCAATTTCAAAGGGGGAGGCAATCAAAAGGAAACCAGGAACTAAATGATGAGTTGAAAATAAAAGCAAATGAACTCGAAAAGCTTTTCGCAGAGCATAAATTGCGCACATCTCCGGCACCTGGAAATCATCAATCTAATTATTTTACCAATAGAACTAGTAGGCATGGTCACATGCAAAGCTGGCCATCAGCTACTTCATCCTACAAAAAATTACCTGAAATAGACAATGCTTTTCTCGATGATCATACGTTTACGGAACCAGTAGAAAAAAACTCTTGTGATCATGAGTTAATCGGTTTTGCGGGTTTTCCGGGGAAATTCTATGATATGTACATGGAGAAAAGGGATGCAAAACTTAGGGATGAATGGAATTCTAAAGGAGCAGAGAAGGAAGCCAAGCTAAGGGCTATGGAGGATAGCCTTGAGAGGAATACAGCTGAAATGAAGACTATGGAGAGACTCAGATCATTTAACTCCAGCTCAATTTTTAGCAGAGACCAA CAACAATCAGTACTCTTTCAGCAAAGTGATGATAGAGAAGATATGCTTGAATTCATGAATCAGAAAAAGAATGATGTACTCAGGTCTTCTAGTGAAACATCTTTGGAAGAAGTTTCTAAGCATACTACTACTCCGAGGAAGAAACAACATTTACCTATCAAAACTTCATCCAAACCTCGAAACATAGTAGCATCTGTTCCGAGGTCTCCTATGAAGGTTTCTAGTAGTCCTTCCAATAGACGAAAATCTCAATCTGAAAGTCCACTTGCACGATCCGTTCCAAACTTTTCTTACATGAGAAAGGAAAATGCTGAGCCTTATTCTCCAGCTGGTAAAACAATTCCTCGTGCACCTTATTCACGTAGCAAATTACTGCACTCACAGTCCTTGAGGAAAAGCTCTGCCTTGAATTCTGAGGGTGTTGTTTTGGCACCTCTCAAATTTGATAAAGACAAGATGGAACAAAGTCCTAAGGGTGTAATTTCAGCACCTCTTAAATCCGTGAAGGACAATATGAGGCAGAGTCATAGTGATAAATTTTCCAACATTTCGGATACAAAGACTTCACTAAAGAAGGGAAAAGATGATGACTTCAGTTCAAGTGGTGGTTTAACTGAAACAAGGGATTCTAACATTGCGTCTAGGTTTACGCACAATGATGATGAGGATGTTGATGACATGGAATTGGATTCTGAGGACTCAGAGAGTAGAGTCGAGGACGATTTTGAGAACATGATATCTGCAGTTGAGGAGCATTTTGATAAGGGGACACCAAGATCGAGCCATGAGATGGAGAAGAAAAATTCTGGACCAGAAAATAGACATTTACTGAGATCACTTTCTCAAGTTTGCTACGCTTCGGAAGCTGGATATTCGCCTTCTTCTGTGCCTTCCAACTTCCTAAATAGTCCTGTCTCGCAGACTCATGAGATGTCTGATGTTGATGCTTTAGACTCTCCTGTGGGAAGTCCTACATCCTGGAATCCACATTTTCTGACTCCAACACATATTAATGGTGCTACTAGAATGAGGACGAAATGGGGAACAACAGCTCAGAATCCAATCAATATTGTCAAATCTTCTCAAAGTCTATCGCGCAAGGATAAGGCCAGAGGATTTAAACGATTATTAAAATTTGGGAGGAAAAACCCTGACGCAGATAGTTTGGTTAAAGACTGGATTGCTGCAACTACTTCGAAAGGAAATGATTGCACAAGAAATGCACATGATAGTCGCCATCGCTCTGATGATAGCTTATATGAGGATGTGCTTTTCAACAAACGAG